One Bradysia coprophila strain Holo2 unplaced genomic scaffold, BU_Bcop_v1 contig_145, whole genome shotgun sequence DNA window includes the following coding sequences:
- the LOC119074244 gene encoding protein patched: MVVPTMDTLPRVPDTHGDTVNEKIFSDLYIRTSWVDANVALDQIKKGKARGRRSAIYMRSIFQSHLQTLGFSVQKHAGKVLFVAILVLSTFCVGLKSATIHSKVHQLWIQEGGRLEQELLYTQKSLGEMESTTHQLLIQTPKDPDASVLHSQALLTHLEVLRQATAVTVQMFDITWSLRDMCNVPTIPLFDAHYIEQIFENIIPCSIVTPLDCFWEGSKLLGPEYPAHIPGFVGKVQWTSLNPQSMLTDMKSLHYQFPFDTIQQYMKRAGISTGYTEKPCLDPKDPLCPETAPNKQSLKVPDVGAELTGGCYSYAAKYMHWPEELIVGGAERNRTGHLKKAKALQTVIQLMTEREMYEFWNGHYKVHHIGWTPEKAAQVLNSWQKKFSNEVTKIMKSESITTSFDVFAFSSATLDDILAKYSNPSPMSLGIAIAATIIYSAITLIRWKDPVKSQSAVGIAGVLLIGMSTAAGLGLCALLGIPFNAATFQVVPFLALGLGVGHIFTLTHAYAESNDGEQTKDILKKAGPTVLFTAATTIVSFFAAVLIPVPALKVFCLQAAIVICFNLAAALLVFPAMISLDLRRRQSGRADIFCCCLPPWKTKPVNSNGCTISSQEQGLLTYAEKNCSTFSLSQFAYKYYAPFLVTSTAKFFGMLLYCIVLGFCLFHAVKLQDGLDLYDIVPKDTNEHKFLNAQSDLFGFYNMFAVTQGDFEYPTNQKLLYEYHEAFVRVPHVIKNDNGGLPEFWLSMFRDWLINLQKTFDRDWVEGRITQERWYNNASTDAILAYKLLVQTGHVDNPIDKSLVLQGRLVDADGIINPKAFYNYLSAWASNDVFSYSASQGKLRPEPRQWFHSPSDYELKIPKSLPLVYTQLPFYLHGLINTNEIKTLISTIRDLCEKYEIRGLPNYPSGIPFIFWEQYMNLRVSLALILMCANVAAMFLVGVLLLSVWAALLIVFNALATLIQLLAVMILLGIKLSAIPAVILVLSVGFSVCFTVHVSLGFVTSVGSRERRTRLALQSALPPVIHGTLTSILAVVMLYTSPFEFIVRHFFWLLFAVTIIGVINGLFFFPILLSLIGPAAELIPLEHSDRISTPSPPAQRSKRTNKTVVLNSRSSSRLAPCNKPHHHHKHVNINNEPSLTTITEEPQSWKSSSSSISTAGGGNDTNHSELKSIVVQPEVTVETTHNGTDQNTKVTATANIKVELVTPSGRSRSYHS, from the exons ATGGTGGTACCGACCATGGATACATTGCCCAGAGTTCCGGACACGCATGGGGATACAGTgaacgagaaaatattttccgatttGTACATACGAACGAGCTGGGTGGACGCAAATGTTGCTTTGGACCAAATAAAGAAG GGTAAGGCCCGTGGACGACGATCTGCCATATATATGCGATCAATATTTCAATCACACCTCCAGACACTAGGATTTTCCGTACAGAAACATGCGGGCAAAGTATTATTTGTAGCAATATTAGTCTTAAGCACGTTCTGTGTAGGTTTAAAAAGTGCAACAATACATTCAAAAGTGCACCAGCTATGGATACAAG AAGGAGGACGACTAGAACAGGAACTACTTTATACGCAGAAGAGTTTAGGCGAAATGGAGTCGACGACACATCAATTACTCATTCAAACGCCTAAAGATCCGGATGCCTCTGTGCTGCATTCGCAGGCACTCTTAACGCATTTAGAGGTATTGAGGCAGGCTACGGCAGTGACAGTGCAAATGTTTGATATAACATGGAGTCTTCGAGATATGTGTAACGTTCCGACGATACCGTTGTTCGATGCCCATTACATTGAacaaatctttgaaaatatcATACCATGTTCGATTGTGACGCCTTTGGATTGCTTTTGGGAGGGAAGCAAACTCTTGGGTCCGGAATATCCGGCACACATACC AGGATTTGTCGGTAAAGTTCAATGGACGTCGTTGAATCCACAAAGTATGCTGACCGACATGAAATCGTTGCACTATCAATTTCCATTCGACACCATTCAACAGTACATGAAGCGTGCGGGAATTTCAACCGGTTACACAGAGAAACCCTGTTTAGATCCAAAAGATCCGTTGTGTCCAGAAACTGCACCGAATAAGCAGTCGTTGAAG GTACCTGACGTTGGTGCCGAGTTAACGGGAGGCTGCTACAGTTACGCCGCAAAGTACATGCATTGGCCGGAAGAATTGATTGTTGGTGGGGCAGAACGAAATCGCACTGGCCATTTAAAGAAGGCAAAGGCTCTACAAACGGTTATACAATTGATGACTGAACGAGAAATGTACGAGTTCTGGAACGGTCATTACAAAGTCCATCACATCGGATGGACACCTGAAAAGGCGGCTCAAGTGCTGAACTCATggcaaaagaaattttctaaCGAG gtaacgaaaatcatgaaatcAGAGAGCATCACCACTTCTTTCGATGTGTTCGCATTTTCATCGGCTACGCTGGATGACATTCTGGCGAAGTATTCGAATCCAAGTCCTATGAGTCTTGGTATTGCAATTGCGGCAACCATAATCTACTCGGCTATTACGTTGATTCGTTGGAAGGATCCTGTTAAAAGTCAAAGTGCAGTAGGAATTGCTGGGGTGCTACTAATTGGAATGTCAACCGCTGCTGGTCTGGGATTGTGTGCTCTATTAGGGATTCCTTTCAATGCAGCTACTTTTCAAGTGGTACCATTTCTGGCTCTTGGTCTTGGTGTCGGACATATATTCACATTAACTCATGCTTATGCCGAAAGTAATGACGGTGAACAGACCAAGGACATCTTAAAGAAAGCTGGACCGACCGTCCTGTTTACTGCTGCTACAACAATCGTTTCGTTTTTTGCTGCTGTTCTGATTCCTGTGCCAGCTTTAAAAGTGTTCTGCCTTCAAGCTGCTATTGTCATTTGCTTCAACTTGGCAGCAGCCCTACTAGTTTTTCCCGCCATGATTTCATTAGATCTTCGTCGTCGTCAATCCGGCAGAGCTGATATATTTTGCTGTTGCCTACCACCGTGGAAAACAAAGCCGGTCAACTCAAATGGATGTACGATCAGTTCGCAAGAGCAAGGACTTTTAACCTACgccgaaaaaaattgctcAACATTTTCGCTGTCCCAATTCGCTTACAAATACTATGCACCGTTTCTGGTAACAAGCACGGCAAAGTTCTTCGGTATGCTACTCTACTGCATAGTTCTTGGATTTTGTTTATTCCATGCGGTAAAGCTACAGGACGGCCTCGATCTGTACGATATAGTTCCTAAAGACACAAATGAACACAAGTTCCTAAATGCACAAAGTGATTTATTCGGATTCTACAATATGTTTGCCGTTACCCAAGGCGACTTTGAATATCCAACGAACCAAAAACTCTTATACGAATACCATGAAGCGTTCGTCCGTGTTCCGCATGTGATCAAAAACGACAACGGTGGATTACCAGAGTTCTGGTTAAGCATGTTTCGTGACTGGCTCATCAATTTGCAAAAGACTTTCGATCGCGACTGGGTGGAGGGAAGAATAACCCAAGAGAGATGGTACAATAATGCCAGCACCGATGCCATTTTAGCCTACAAATTATTGGTTCAAACCGGACATGTTGACAATCCCATTGATAAGAGTTTAGTACTGCAAGGTCGTTTGGTTGACGCCGATGGAATCATCAATCCGAAAGCTTTCTACAATTATTTGTCCGCATGGGCTTCTAACGATGTATTCTCATACAGTGCATCGCAG GGCAAACTTCGTCCCGAACCCAGACAATGGTTCCATTCACCCAGTGACTACGaattgaaaattccgaaaagtCTTCCGTTAGTCTACACACAGTTACCTTTCTATCTACACGGACTAATCAACACCaatgaaatcaaaacattGATCAGCACCATTCGAGACCTGTGCGAGAAGTACGAGATCAGAGGCCTTCCGAATTATCCATCTGGTATCCCGTTCATATTTTGGGAACAATACATGAATCTTCGAGTATCATTAGCATTGATCCTAATGTGTGCCAATGTCGCTGCAATGTTTCTGGTTGGAGTGTTACTGTTATCCGTGTGGGCCGCGCTATTGATCGTGTTCAACGCCTTGGCAACACTCATACAACTTTTAGCTGTTATGATTTTGTTGGGTATTAAGTTGTCGGCTATTCCCGCTGTCATATTGGTGCTAAGCGTAGGATTTTCAGTATGCTTCACCGTTCACGTATCTTTG GGTTTTGTCACTTCAGTCGGCAGCCGGGAACGACGGACTCGTCTAGCTTTGCAAAGTGCACTTCCTCCAGTCATTCACGGTACTCTGACATCGATTCTGGCCGTCGTAATGTTATACACCTCACCATTCGAATTCATTGTTCGCCACTTCTTCTGGCTGCTGTTCGCAGTCACAATAATAGGCGTCATCAATGGATTGTTCTTCTTCCCCATTCTTCTGAGCCTGATCGGTCCTGCCGCCGAATTAATACCACTAGAACATTCAGATCGCATTTCAACACCATCACCGCCAGCACAACGATCCAAACGAACAAACAAAACGGTTGTGCTGAACAGTCGTTCCTCATCTCGACTGGCACCATGCAACAAACCGCATCATCATCACAAACATGTCAACATCAACAACGAACCGTCCCTGACAACCATCACCGAAGAGCCGCAATCGTGGAAAAGTTCATCGTCGTCCATATCGACGGCCGGTGGTGGTAATGACACCAATCATTCGGAGCTGAAAAGTATAGTTGTGCAACCGGAAGTGACGGTGGAGACGACACACAACGGTACTGATCAAAATACCAAGGTGACGGCGACGGCAAACATCAAAGTGGAATTGGTCACACCGTCCGGACGATCGAGAAGCTATCACAGCTAG
- the LOC119074245 gene encoding DNA polymerase epsilon subunit 4-like yields MDSHTNYEDFDDMENPEDFTESQGIPSEDQHVNVEKVVEERLCQLPFSRIKSIMKLDPELNLVSSDSVFLMSKVTELFIKSLARESFVFVEQGKKKTVQKKDVDMAINAVDALMFLEGALDFN; encoded by the exons ATGGATTCACATACGAACTATGAAGACTTTGATGACATGGAAAACCCGGAAGATTTCACTGAGTCGCAGGGAATTCCTTCGGAGGACCAACACGTAAATG TGGAAAAAGTGGTGGAAGAACGTTTGTGCCAGCTACCATTCAGCCGAATCAAGAGCATTATGAAACTGGACCCAGAATTGAATTTGGTGTCGTCTGACAGTGTGTTTCTGATGTCGAAAGTGACCGAATTGTTTATTAAGTCGTTAGCTAGAGAATCGTTTGTATTTGTCGAACAAGGCAAGAAAAAAACCGTTCAAAAGAAAGATGTTGATATGGCGATAAATGCTGTGGATGCTTTAATGTTTTTGGAGGGAGCATTAgactttaattga
- the LOC119074246 gene encoding nuclear pore complex protein Nup75 codes for MDKEIIPTYYIPADDLCNRAGITAKWIHEDNLSVSAYRHLTSSFKDGPTEFANADSVNIYHLKTNFIFSNPILRSLIAESNSVFLNIQQAAKQQTKPDYLKFSRTYRSIVRACLKNLQDEINSGTEVDTSEFENYITIFYSVECVWHLCEILMIDPAPMNVVVPHLLDWVRFHFPSYESKATDLLFADRDDIEESSADFLKTVKGMIAQGQVEVARTLLRLHSSADSSSFQVAGEILRSMPIFSVTGGLPLQKFKSKWQYWVTDTESKLATGCLSAEPELEEIIKLVSGNQEAWINIAKESRCWYEFLPGYLFYTEPGCKYFELGTYAGVWLRRWESAKGFRDSRTMNHLDRVVLKVMENDMHQVIRDIQLMCDNKWFVTHLTDLLCHCGQLQILGDQQMDVTAALRESLLFDFGACLMARDSLWLFGIDYLEHSSVEGVGAIELLLPKIPISSERQAMKIIAVAKRKGLIEVEQEICRVQAVRSVANDRLGNALEWAIRSHDSIFVTSIADKFLENYAKTSTILCPDVIGNIGPKMFISPRLVFLVKYFDFHQYYRCGEFPQASELLINLLDSKITPEYFWPSLLADAIPLLESKEQHFSSKETHIILHHLEHQLIPLIEKKKRMVESGKATALNLLNDCRIEHVDEIVTLLRLSCARNLARSLINENTIV; via the exons ATGGacaaggaaataattccaactTAT TATATACCCGCCGACGATTTGTGTAATAGAGCCGGCATTACCGCGAAATGGATTCACGAGGATAATCTTTCAGTTTCCGCCTACAGACACCTTACATC ATCATTTAAAGATGGGCCAACCGAATTCGCAAACGCCGACTCGGTCAATATTTATCACCTGAAAACGAATTTCATATTCAGCAATCCGATTCTTCGGAGTTTAATAGCCGAATCGAACAGTGTTTTTCTCAACATCCAACAAGCGGCCAAGCAACAGACCAAACCGGATTATCTGAAATTCTCTCGCACTTACCGAAGCATTGTTCGTGCATGTTTGAAAAATCTCCAGGACGAAATCAATTCTGGGACGGAAGTCGACACTTCTGAATTTGAGAACTACATAACCATTTTCTATTCAGTTGAATGTGTTTGGCATCTCTGCGAAATATTAATGATTGATCCAGCTCCGATGAATGTTGTGGTGCCACATTTGCTCGACTGGGTGCGATTCCATTTTCCTTCGTACGAAAGTAAAGCCACGGATTTGCTGTTCGCCGATCGAGACGACATTGAGGAATCGAGTGCCGATTTCTTGAAAACGGTCAAGGGCATGATCGCTCAAGGACAAGTGGAAGTGGCACGTACGTTGTTACGATTGCATTCAAGTGCAGATAGTTCCAGTTTTCAAGTGGCCGGCGAAATATTACGTTCTATGCCAATATTTAGTGTCACCGGTGGCCTGCCCCTGCAgaaattcaaatcgaaatgGCAGTACTGGGTGACGGATACGGAATCGAAATTGGCGACGGGTTGTTTGTCTGCCGAACCGGAGCTGGAGGAAATCATTAAG CTTGTCAGTGGCAACCAGGAAGCGTGGATCAATATTGCGAAGGAATCACGATGTTGGTATGAATTTCTTCCCGGATATTTGTTTTACACCGAACCGGGCTGTAAGTATTTTGAATTGGGCACGTATGCTGGCGTTTGGTTGCGCCGATGGGAATCGGCTAAGGGTTTCCGAGACTCACGTACAATGAACCATTTGGATCGAGTTGTTTTGAAAGTTATGGAAAACGATATGCATCAAGTCATTCGTGACATTCAATTGATGTGTGACAACAAGTGGTTCGTTACACACTTAACGGACTTGTTGTGCCATTGCGGACAATTACAAATTTTGGGTGATCAACAGATGGA CGTCACTGCAGCACTACGAGAGTCATTGCTATTCGATTTTGGAGCTTGTCTGATGGCAAGAGATTCGCTGTGGTTATTCGGAATCGATTATTTGGAGCACAGTTCGGTTGAAG GTGTTGGTGCAATAGAGCTATTGCTGCCGAAAATACCAATATCCAGTGAGAGACAAGCCATGAAAATAATCGCAGTGGCTAAACGCAAAGGACTAATCGAAGTTG AACAAGAAATCTGTCGAGTACAAGCCGTTCGGTCAGTGGCAAACGATCGGCTCGGAAATGCACTCGAATGGGCTATTCGATCACATGACAGCATCTTTGTTACGTCGATCGCCGACAAATTTTTGGAGAATTATGCAAAAACCAGCACCATACTGTGTCCGGATGTGATCGGTAATATTGGACCGAAAATGTTCATATCACCGCGTTTGGTCTTCTTggttaaatattttgattttcaccAATACTATCGATGTGGCGAATTTCCTCAGGCATCCGAACTACTGATCAATCTATTAGATTCGAAAATCACACCGGAATA CTTTTGGCCGTCACTATTAGCGGATGCGATTCCACTACTTGAATCAAAAGAACAACACTTTTCGTCAAAGGAGACCCACATCATCCTACATCATTTGGAACATCAGCTAATTCCGCTGATCGAAAAGAAGAAGCGAATGGTTGAGTCTGGGAAAGCGACGGCGTTAAATTTGCTGAACGATTGCCGCATTGAACATGTCGATGAAATTGTTACATTGTTACGACTGTCTTGTGCCAGGAATTTAGCAAGATCGTTGATTAACGAAAATACAATTGTGTGA
- the LOC119074248 gene encoding uncharacterized protein LOC119074248, translating into MADDKNMYGPQLVHVWRTCNKIRSAVFKTKLNLWDCFKCSDPSKNTLISESKFITILTTNLKDTVGLTDQEINELTDYFKVQNGQIAYAQFCSVIHDNEPHPTYNLDFVTGLEWEDNLATNRLSSSENRRIRVLLTKIANTVRLRDVVFKPYFQDYELVAKNSGTVTLAHFARVLHFLKINVSAEEFQLLLKRFIKDSYTVNYVAFVEEIESIVRKLDSKRLIDFSQDIVENFPGKVITANLPKLPRPEIDNVCISDVFGNAPSSHPVFTKTRDNMIFEELIQRIKRHVLENSVRVKDFFEDNDPLRCGYITKSQFIRGLDILGVSKLGRLYLSPREIEILCSNYVDEMDSSRINWKIFEIDIEEVVLLRNLDKRPYTIVELPEQEILDLPKQGVECWNNQDTDTRNFCEETVFRIKSRIVNRQLYLEPYFKDLDRFNMGHVTNTQMRRVLTQYGILISDEEFNVLVKRYADDMGFNYIWFLKEVDPEEYLIYAPRFEENRRPTVPGNHLPDEKCEQKMNQLNIIHVFAKVKGIAVRNRVRIMDFMKNFDKHNELCIVETDFRRGLNLAGIHLEHMELNLICEVFRSPLRKNYVDYKRFCDSVEEVFYQANLERAPLIVPLQHVPSEDNSHNFLNFDERQLVSKALIKLAKYPDQVTNLGSLFQDFDSRNFGTVTQNQFLRVLTARSMHDLISPRELNVICKCFGVQKGLRTEFNYRSFLKNLHILFCNSRQHPF; encoded by the exons ATGGCTGATGATAAGAATATG taTGGACCTCAGCTCGTTCACGTGTGGCGGACATGCAACAAAATCCGTTCGGCAgtatttaaaacgaaattgaatttgtggGACTGTTTTAAATGCAGTGATCCGTCCAAGAATACGTTGATTTCGG AATCAAAGTTCATAACCATTTTAACGACTAATCTGAAGGACACAGTCGGTTTAACGGATCAGGAAATTAATGAACTAACTGACTACTTTAAAGTACAAAATGGACAAATCGCCTACGCTCAATTCTGTAGCGTTATTCACGATAATG AACCACATCCAACATATAATCTAGACTTTGTGACTGGTCTCGAATGGGAAGATAATCTAGCCACAAACCGTTTATCGAGCTCCGAGAACCGTCGTATCAGAGTTCTTCTAACAAAAATTGCGAACACTGTTCGACTTCGTGATGTAGTTTTCAAGCCATATTTTCAAGATTATGAACTA GTTGCTAAGAACTCCGGGACTGTTACGTTGGCTCATTTTGCCCGAGTTCtgcattttcttaaaattaatgtttctGCGGAGGAATTTCAATTGTTACTTAAACGATTCATTAAGGACTCATATACCGTCAATTATGTAGCTTTCGTGGAAGAGATCGAAAGTATTGTTCGAAAGTTGGACTCGAAACGTTTAATAGATTTTTCTCAG GATATCGTAGAAAATTTCCCAGGGAAAGTGATAACAGCCAATTTGCCGAAGCTGCCAAGACCAGAAATCGACAATGTTTGCATAAGTGACGTATTCGGGAATGCGCCATCATCTCATCCAGTTTTTACCAAGACAAGAGACAACATGATTTTCGAGGAg ttGATTCAAAGAATCAAGCGGCATGTTTTAGAAAATAGTGTGCGTGTGAAAGACTTCTTCGAG GACAATGATCCGCTTAGATGTGGATACATAACCAAATCTCAGTTCATTCGTGGCCTAGACATCCTTGGTGTGTCCAAATTAGGAAGACTGTATCTATCTCCACgcgaaattgaaattctttgcagCAATTATGTCGATGAGATGGACTCGAGCCGCattaattggaaaatatttgaaatagaCATTGAAGAAG ttgtgTTACTCAGAAACTTAGACAAAAGACCCTATACTATTGTTGAGTTACCTGAACAAGAAATTTTGGATCTGCCAAAACAGGGGGTTGAGTGTTGGAACAACCAGGACACTGATACAAGAAATTTTTGCGAAGAAACGGTTTTTCGCATTAAATCCAGAATAGTCAATAGACAACTGTATTTGGAGCCGTACTTCAAGGATTTGGATAG ATTCAATATGGGTCATGTGACCAATACTCAAATGCGAAGAGTCCTTACACAATATGGCATTTTAATCTCAGACGAAGAGTTCAATGTTCTAGTGAAAAGATATGCAGATGATATGGGATTTAATTACATTTGGTTCTTGAAAGAAGTTGATCCCGAAGAATATCTTATTTATGCGCCTAGA TTCGAAGAAAACCGTAGACCTACTGTACCGGGAAACCACCTTCCAGACGAAAAGTGTGAGCAGAAAATGAATCAACTGAATATTATTCATGTTTTTGCAAAAGTAAAAGGCATAGCAGTTCGAAATCGTGTACGAATAatggatttcatgaaaaatttcgataagcACAATGAGTTGTGCATCGTGGAAACTGATTTTCGAAGAGGATTGAATTTAGCCGGAATACACCTTGAGCACATGGAATTGAATCTAATTTGTGAAGT ATTTCGTTCGCCCCTTCGAAAGAATTACGTCGATTACAAACGCTTTTGCGATTCTGTTGAAGAAGTATTTTACCAGGCCAATTTGGAAAGAGCTCCGTTGATTGTACCGCTCCAACATGTTCCCTCAGAAGATAACAgccacaattttttgaactttgATGAACGGCAATTGGTTTCTAAGGCGCTAATAAAATTGGCCAAATATCCAGACCAAGTTACCAATTTGGGTTCGCTGTTTCAG GATTTCGATAGTCGAAATTTCGGTACGGTAACACAAAATCAGTTTTTGCGGGTGCTGACGGCCCGGTCTATGCATGATTTAATTTCGCCGAGAGAACTCAATGTGATATGCAAATGTTTTGGAGTTCAGAAAG gTCTGAGAACGGAGTTCAACTATCGGTCattcttgaaaaatttacatattttgttctGTAACAGTCGTCAACAtccattttaa
- the LOC119074249 gene encoding uncharacterized protein LOC119074249 produces METNIELNTADDKVEEVINDTKSKVEPGNMPSTVHINEINQTAQPAAKLTKPPPDDVFVIKQTSMTPKLSRNTFEESAKIVGDDVSITIDGFGMITTDKGTEVVKRFTFINKNKFQVQVISLGATVTSIRFPDKNGSLEDVVLGFDSIEEYFELSNPNIGCTLGRDAFETLKDEHYSGLGLYNWISSIDDSRLVLTHVSEDGWQGHRGTVMIKAIFELKKDNSFHVTYWATSTTPTSINLSLNLFLNLAGHAAKHTELYKHIFTINSDKSIKERTYRLSKFKPLSVGGTVYDLRSPKEIGPVIARSPQYGFDKYYILTKGTEQTISFAARVIHPESGRYLELYTDQGGVQLYTADYFPDSGSNDVIPIVSEDTPTGDASTVLSASVSNNSMKSLLKSKGGEIKGKNGAIYQRHGSFCINSLGLPAEDIGKIFSNHILVPGRNYEHRIIYKFGTLEQ; encoded by the exons atggaAACGAATATTGAATTAAACACGGCCGATGACAAAGTTGAGGAAGTTATAAACGATACAAAATCAAAAGTAGAGCCAGGCAACATGCCAAGCACAGTCCATATTAACGAAATCAATCAAACCGCTCAACCGGCTGCGAAATTGACGAAACCACCACCCGACGATGTGTTTGTCATTAAGCAGACTAGTATGACGCCGAAATTGAGTAGAAATACTTTTGAAGAATCTGCGAAAATCGTAGGCGATGATGTGTCCATAACTATCGATGGATTCGGAATGATTACCACTGACAAAGGCACAGAAGTTGTGAAACGATTTacatttatcaacaaaaataaatttcaagtcCAAGTAATTAGTCTGGGCGCAACCGTAACCAGCATTAGGTTTCCGGATAAAAATGGATCACTGGAAGATGTTGTTCTAGGATTTGATTCAATTGAAG AGTACTTTGAGCTCTCAAATCCCAATATTGGCTGCACTCTAGGACGTGATGCCTTTGAAACGCTGAAGGATGAACATTATAGTGGATTGGGACTCTATAATTGGATATCAAGTATAGACGATAGCAgg TTGGTTTTAACACACGTATCCGAAGATGGTTGGCAGGGTCACAGAGGAACAGTTATGATTAAAGCCATATTCGAGTTAAAGAAAGACAATTCCTTTCACGTAACGTACTGGGCAACTTCGACAACACCGACCTCAATCAATTTGTctctaaatttatttttaaatttagctGGACAC GCCGCAAAACACACCGAATTGTACAAGCACATCTTCACAATAAACTCAGACAAGAGCATTAAAGAGCGTACATATAGGCTCTCGAAATTTAAACCACTATCGGTTGGGGGCACAGTGTACGATCTGAGAAGTCCGAAAGAAATTGGACCGGTGATCGCCAGGTCACCGCAATACGGATTCGataaatattacattttaaCGAAGGGAACTGAACAAACGATTTCGTTTGCTGCGCGTGTTATCCATCCTGAATCGGGACGTTATCTCGAACTCTACACAG ACCAAGGTGGCGTTCAGTTATATACTGCTGACTATTTTCCAGACAGTGGATCAAATGAT GTCATTCCAATTGTGTCAGAAGACACACCAACTGGAGATGCATCAACTGTATTGTCTGCTTCAGTTAGTAATAATTCGATGAAATCCTTGCTAAAATCAAAAGGTGgtgaaataaaaggaaaaaatggTGCCATCTACCAGCGTCATGGTTCGTTTTGCATTAACTCGTTAGGTTTACCTGCAGAAGATATTGGT aaaattttttcaaatcatATTCTCGTACCTGGGAGAAATTACGAGCATCGCATCATTTACAAATTTGGAACATTagaacaataa
- the LOC119074250 gene encoding uncharacterized protein LOC119074250 yields the protein MQKLLICAVFCVTLSSIVESAAVNAIWGTRIAGDERLLYKIVKQENGWFFTKAVEDVDFPGKGAYSTGNITYIEAINQKPGSGSSVTILKGGIGFPFVKLHFKSTRTEGYDYVLQIFGKLNNAPVVRPPQPQPYYPPPYPQPQPQPYYPQPGYPARNY from the exons atgcagAAATTGTTAATCTGCGCTGTGTTTTGTGTGACTCTTTCGTCAATCGTTGAGAGCGCCGCAGTGAACGCAATATGGGGAACAAGAATTGCGGGTGACGAAAGACTTCtttataaaattgtgaaacaaGAAAACGGTTGGTTCTTTACAAAGGCCGTTGAGGATGTCGATTTTCCAGGCAAG ggCGCCTATTCAACAGGTAACATTACTTACATTGAAGCGATTAATCAAAAGCCAGGCAGCGGTAGCTCTGTGACCATTTTAAAGGGTGGTATTGGCTTCCCTTTTgttaaacttcattttaaATCGACCCGAACAGAAGGTTACGATTATgttcttcaaatttttggtaaactaAATAATGCTCCAGTCGTTCGACCGCCTCAGCCGCAACCATACTATCCGCCACCCTACCCACAGCCGCAGCCGCAACCATATTATCCACAACCTGGTTATCCGGCAAGAAATTACTAA